From Pongo pygmaeus isolate AG05252 chromosome 1, NHGRI_mPonPyg2-v2.0_pri, whole genome shotgun sequence, one genomic window encodes:
- the LOC129016756 gene encoding small ribosomal subunit protein uS2-like, which produces MSGALDVLQMKEEDVLKFLAAGTHLGGTNLDFQMEQYIYKRKSDGIYIINLKRTWEKLLLAARAIVAIENPADVSVISSRNTGQRAVLKFAAATGATPIAGRFTPGTFTNQIQAAFREPRLLVVTDPRADHQPLTEASCVNLPTIALCNADSPLRYVDIVIPRSNKGAHSVGLMWWMLAREVLRMRGTISREHPWEVMPDLYFYRDPEEIEKEEQAAAEKAVTKEEFQGEWTAPAPEFTATQPEVADWSEGVQVPSVPIQQFPTEDWSAQPATEDWSAAPTAQAAEWVGATTDWS; this is translated from the coding sequence ATGTCCGGAGCCCTTGATGTCCTGCAAATGAAAGAGGAGGATGTCCTTAAGTTCCTTGCAGCAGGAACCCACTTAGGTGGCACCAATCTTGACTTCCAGATGGAACAGTacatctataaaaggaaaagtgaTGGCATCTATATCATAAATCTGAAGAGGACGTGGGAGAAGCTTCTGCTGGCAGCTCGTGCTATTGTTGCCATTGAAAACCCTGCTGATGTCAGTGTTATATCCTCCAGGAATACTGGCCAGAGGGCTGTGCTGAAGTTTGCTGCTGCCACTGGAGCCACTCCAATTGCTGGCCGCTTCACTCCTGGAACCTTCACTAACCAGATCCAGGCAGCCTTCCGGGAGCCACGGCTTCTTGTGGTTACTGACCCCAGGGCTGACCACCAGCCTCTCACGGAGGCATCTTGTGTTAACCTGCCTACCATTGCGCTGTGTAACGCAGATTCTCCTCTGCGCTATGTGGACATTGTCATCCCACGCAGCAACAAGGGAGCTCACTCAGTGGGTTTGATGTGGTGGATGCTGGCTCGGGAAGTTCTTCGCATGCGTGGCACCATTTCCCGTGAACACCCATGGGAGGTCATGCCTGATCTGTACTTCTACAGAGATCCTGAAGagattgaaaaagaagagcaggctGCTGCTGAAAAGGCAGTGACCAAGGAGGAATTTCAGGGTGAATGGACTGCTCCAGCTCCTGAGTTCACTGCTACTCAGCCTGAGGTTGCAGACTGGTCTGAAGGTGTACAGGTGCCCTCTGTGCCTATTCAGCAGTTCCCTACTGAAGACTGGAGCGCTCAGCctgccacggaagactggtctgcagctcccactgCTCAGGCTGCTGAATGGGTAGGAGCAACCACTGACTGGTCTTAA
- the NBL1 gene encoding neuroblastoma suppressor of tumorigenicity 1 isoform X1, which produces MMLRVLVGAVLPAMLLAAPPPINKLALFPDKSAWCEAKNITQIVGHSGCEAKSIQNRACLGQCFSYSVPNTFPQSTESLVHCDSCMPAQSMWEIVTLECPGHEEVPRVDKLVEKILHCSCQACGKEPSHEGLSVYVQGEDGPGSQPGTHPHPHPHPHPGGQTPEPEDPPGAPHTEEEGAED; this is translated from the exons ATGATGCTTCGGGTCCTGGTGGGGGCTGTCCTCCCTGCCATGCTGCTGGCTGCCCCACCGCCCATCAACAAGCTGGCATTGTTCCCAGATAAGAGTGCCTGGTGCGAAGCCAAGAACATCACCCAGATCGTGGGCCACAGCGGCTGTGAGGCCAAGTCCATCCAGAACAG GGCGTGCCTAGGACAGTGCTTCAGCTACAGCGTCCCCAACACCTTCCCGCAGTCCACAGAGTCCCTGGTTCACTGTGACTCCTGCATGCCAGCCCAGTCCATGTGGGAAATT GTGACGCTGGAGTGCCCGGGCCACGAGGAGGTGCCCAGGGTGGACAAGCTGGTGGAGAAGATCCTGCACTGTAGCTGCCAGGCCTGCGGCAAGGAGCCTAGTCACGAGGGGCTGAGCGTCTATGTGCAGGGCGAGGACGGGCCGGGATCCCAGCCCGgcacccaccctcacccccatccccacccccaccctggcgGGCAGACCCCTGAGCCCGAGGACCCCCCTGGGGCCCCCCACACGGAGGAAGAGGGGGCTGAGGACTGA